Proteins from a single region of Erythrobacter sp.:
- a CDS encoding alpha/beta hydrolase, producing the protein MPTITTPNTGIEIFYEDHGDPSHQVILLVMGLGAQLTLWPDELVETLVGEGFRVIRYDNRDIGLSQKFEGARAPNLPIQLLRKKIGFPARVPYTLKDMADDGIGVMDALGIESAHVVGASMGGMIVQLMAVHHGHRLMSMTSIMSTTGNGKLPQAEKHAMEALIAPLKGMDEETLVAHGLNIARNIGSPESEAFPFDAEAQRERVLKNMRRSVYPAGLPRQLAAIIDDGCRRARLASVTTPTLVLHGEADPLVKLEAGEDTARHISGARLVTIPGWGHDIPLPLIPRVAGEITAHARGI; encoded by the coding sequence ATGCCCACCATCACCACGCCCAACACCGGTATCGAGATTTTCTACGAGGATCACGGGGACCCTTCGCACCAGGTGATCCTGCTGGTGATGGGCCTCGGCGCGCAGTTGACCCTGTGGCCGGACGAGCTGGTGGAAACGCTGGTGGGCGAGGGCTTCCGCGTGATCCGCTATGACAACCGCGACATCGGCCTCAGCCAGAAGTTTGAAGGCGCGCGCGCGCCCAATCTGCCGATCCAGCTGCTGCGCAAGAAGATCGGCTTCCCGGCCCGCGTGCCCTACACCCTCAAGGACATGGCCGATGACGGCATCGGGGTGATGGACGCGCTGGGGATCGAAAGCGCCCATGTGGTCGGCGCGTCGATGGGCGGGATGATCGTCCAGCTGATGGCGGTGCACCACGGCCACCGGCTGATGAGCATGACCTCGATCATGTCGACCACCGGCAACGGAAAGCTGCCCCAGGCCGAAAAGCACGCGATGGAGGCCCTGATCGCGCCGCTGAAGGGCATGGACGAGGAGACGCTGGTGGCCCACGGCCTCAACATTGCGCGCAATATCGGCAGCCCCGAGAGCGAGGCCTTTCCCTTCGACGCCGAGGCCCAGCGTGAGCGGGTGCTGAAGAACATGCGCCGTTCGGTCTATCCCGCAGGCCTGCCGCGCCAGCTGGCCGCGATCATAGATGATGGCTGCCGCCGCGCGCGCCTTGCCAGCGTTACCACGCCGACGCTGGTGCTCCACGGCGAGGCCGATCCGCTGGTGAAGCTGGAGGCGGGCGAGGACACAGCGCGGCACATCTCGGGCGCGCGGCTGGTGACGATCCCCGGCTGGGGCCACGATATTCCGCTGCCCCTGATCCCCCGCGTTGCAGGCGAGATCACCGCTCACGCCCGCGGGATTTAA